The sequence TGTGAGGTCCGCACCGATATCTCTGCCAAGGTACAGCTTCTGCCCCTTCACAACGCTGTActtcgccgcagaagacTTCAGGCGGCTCGATTTTACCACCTCCCCAGGCCCCGCATTCAGGTGAGGACCCGTAATGCTCCATTGACCGTTTTGGCAAGCAACGCGCACCGCGTCTGCCGGCCTTTCTACAAACTCCAGCGGACCTACTCCATGCACATGCAGTACACCTCCTCTAGTCTTGTTGAGCAACGCTAGAGCTGTTCCCCATGCTTGCTCGCTGGACGGAATGAGGCCAAGCGATATACGGTCAGCCTTACCCAGCAGTGAGGCGGGGGGCGATCCCAGCCCATTAGGATTCCGATCTTCTGTCGGACAGTTAGCGTGTGAGTAGCTTCGCAGAGGCGTCTGGAAGCTATCACAAAGCGTGAAAGTGACGCGTCCCGGATCCACGTGATTTAGCTCCAGTGCCGCTTGAAAGAACTGAAAACAAGCATTGACAACACAGAAAAGACTAACCTCCAATCTCCGTAGAGAACTACCGTGAATAGAGGTGTTCCACCCTGCACGCGGCTGTGAAAAGTAATGTACCCTTTGGACTCTGCCCTCCTCCGACACCATATCATTCCAGAGCGCGGGGTTCTGTCCACGATTCCGCTCACCTGGAGAGCAACGCGATTCCAGTCGCACGCGTAGACATGCTTCAGCTTGTCGGCGCCAGCGCTcgcgagagcagagagagaaaagtaTCCGATTCCGCAGAAAAGGTCCACGACAATCTCAGGCTCGGCAGATTCACTTGCTCGAATGAGATTCACAAACCGCCCCCTGAAGGCAACGGAGTAGCGGATTGGGGTGCTGCGATCATTTGGCGCATGCAGGACGGCTTTGCTCTCCACAGGTGTTGCAGTATCACCTACTGCGAACCTACCGTTCGGTTCCGTTCCCTGACGCAAACATGCACCTCGTTACGTCAAAGTGGTATATTACTCCGTTCTCCTGGTGATTGACGAGGCCGCTTCCGCCGTAGACAATCTGGACCTGTGGAAGCAGTCGCACGGGAAGATACCGAGGGGAGTCGCCATTTGCTCCTGGAAGTTTAGATATCCGCAGCTCGGCATCTTCGAGGAAACACCCAGTGGCAGGGGGGCATGGGCACGCGCCTGACAGCAGCACGGACACCTGTGTGGCCTGGAATCCTGCCGTGTCtagaggcagagagaaaaagcatGTGCCCTACCTGGCTCTGGCGTTTCGGGCCGAGGATCGGGGCCTGCAGCCCAACTGTGTCCGCCTTCAGTTTGCCGGCCAAAAGCTCCCACAGGATCCGCTCGATCTTTTCACTATTTTCGCTCCCTGCCCTGCAGAAACCGGGGGGGTGCGTGGGCACGTGCCAACAGAGAACAACTGAGCCTccagaagaaaaacgagtCGGGCTGCGTCAGGCAGTCACCGTCACTTCGCCGTGTATCGAGGCAGGCACACCTTTCCGCAAGCCGCAGCTGTTCCGGACCCCAGGGACAAGTGCTGCACAGCTACACCGCAGTGCTGCGCATTCCAGACTATCCCTGCGTTCCGCCAAGCGCCCTACAGCGGGGGGCTTCGTTGCCTTACTCTGCGAGGAACGCTCTGACCGCCTCGAGACTGCCGGCAGGAAGGAGCACAACGCCTCCAAGCCTTTCGTACTTCCGAGGAAGGGCCCGCGCATCTGTTGCAGTTCGTCCTTTCTCAGCCGGCGACTGGCGCGTCTTGCCTGCTCTGCTCAGCAGCGACTCTCGCATCTCGGAGCACTTGTGGAGGAACTCCGGAGCCGGTGACACCTTTTGCGCAGCAGCGATAATGCTGTCGACGATGGCGAGGTCCAAAGCGAAAGTTGGCTGCTTTTTCTTCCCTTCAACAGTATACTTGACGAGCCGCGGACCAAGGTgtgcttcctctgcaggGTACGCGAGAAAGAGCAGAACCTGAGAGCGCCCCACTGAAGCGGATGATCGAGTGCGAGTTCCTTCGTCTGGTCAACCGCAGGTCAATCGACAGCAGCACGTACTTTTGGAAGACGCTTCTGGAGCGAAAGAACGAAGGCCTCTACTGAGAACCGCGTCAACGTCGAATTCACGACAGACGGGTATCAGTCTCAATTCTCCGTCCGCGTGAGATCCTGGTCCGACCTTGTGACCCAAGTGATCGCTGTTCGCGTTCCCCAAGAGCACAGTATGGGTCGCAGACGTTATGGTTCGTTCTTTATCGTAGATCCCAAGCTGTTCAAGTACCGTCTTGATCCGTTTCACGTCGCGCGCGTTCGAAACAGCGAGCCAGCAATCCGACGTAGCACGCAAAGTTGCATTTGGGCCGCCTGCTTTGTCGTGCCTGAGAAGGAAATGGCAGGCAGGTGGCTGAAGATGGCCGCGTTTAACGAGTCATCTTGCTACGCTTCAGAGGATAGGCAAGCCAGCAAAGGACACTGTGAAACACATGCTTGGTGGCACAAGGCGCTCATGGCAAACGGCATTCATTGGAGTTGGCAGGTAAGCGACTTGGTATGGTCAAGTGGGATACTATTCAAACACCCCGCTCCCTCGGCTGCGCCCAAAAAATGCTTTCTTTGTCTTTGAGAGTAGGCAGCTCTTACCCGCCGGTCTTGCTTGGCTCTGCTCGCTCTTCAGGCGCCTGAGAGTTGGTTGCTGACACAAGCGAACCGGTGAGATTCTCACCAGCTTCTGCTGTGGCGGCCTTTTTTTGCTTCGTCAGCTCTACACACCCCTGCAAAGGCGCCAAAAGCGAAGGAAGCCAAGCGCCAGAAGCAGTTTTAGCATCAGCTTGAAAAGTTGACTGATCCATTCATCGACGTGAGGACCCTGTGCGTGCCGTTTACTCCGCTTCGCAGAACCGTTTCCGGAAGCTGTCAAATCGCAGCCGTGTATCACGCTTACACTTCGAACTACTAACAAGATCCCATGCAACCGGGCAGGAGCAAATGCAGGCTGAAACGACCGCCCCGATGATGTGGAACGGCTCTTCCGGGAGACCGGAACAGGGCCCTCGAGAATCGTACTCACAGCAGGGTCATCCGCCGATTGCCATAAGCATGGCGGCATTTTCAGAGCGACTGGCGGGTCTGCGTGCGAGCCAAAGGTAAAGCAGATGCCACCGCCTCCAATAAGGAAGAGTTCTGCACCACGAGGTGAAAAAGCGGCTCCCAGCCGACATCTCCACGACTGATCAGACTTTGGAAGTGTTCCCACAAACTTCCATTGCAATGTCGTCAGCTGCGAATACACCACACCGAAGTATTCAGCAATCAAGTACCTGTCCGCAAAGCAGACACTCTTTCCTCCCCTGGTATGGGAGCTTTTCGCGCAAATTTGGTCTGGGCATGAAATCTACATCAGGCTCTGCCAGTCTGGTACCTACATGCCAGGTTGCCCGACTATGTAAGCCTGTCAGAACGCACACTGTGCATAGATCTGTTTGTTACGAAGAAAGTACATCGTGAAGGAATGCAAAAAGTTTCGCTTATCAACTTGCCTCAATGCTCCACACGTCGCCTAGCGGCTGCGATccgtcgcagccgccaaCGAGCACAGCGTGAGTCGCCGGAGCGCACGATGCAGCGGCTCTGTCATGAGTGCGGCGGCCGATTTCCGCGCTATTCACTGGGAGGGCGACATGAGAAAATCGTGCCGGTGGAGTTACCGAGGATCCATCGGCGCGAGAGCTAACGCAAGATCCCTGCACGAACACGGGGAGACAGAAACTCTTGGCACGGGCTGTGCATGCTACGGATGCCACTAGGTCAGAAATTCTGTCCACGAAGCTGCATACTGGTATCTCTCCACAGCACGTGGAGCGCCGCATCGTGAGAGACCCTCAGGCATTCAAGGCTTTGCCAGTCCGGACTGGATTCATTCCTGGTACTCCCGACGACAAGTATTAACACTCCCGTGGCGTGTTAGAGAACTCAGCGTGATATCTTTGCTGCGCGGACCGCGCTGTGTCGGGAAAAACAGACTATAATTAGTGAAATATTCTCCACACGCCATACCAAGGGCTCGCATTTGTCGTCAGTGCCTGGGGTGCAGGGGGTTGTAGCAGTGCGCCGACGTCGCCAGACACCCGAGTCGATGTTGAAGACGTACAGTGTCTGCGGCACGGCAGAAAGACCGAAAAGAGTATGCTGAAAGCTCGTCAAGCAGGCCCACGCGGGCTTTTGTGAAGCCGAATGACTCAATCGCATGATGGGCGCTCCTCGCCTCGATGCACTCTGAAGATGCACTGCGCACGAACTGCATTTCACCACTTTCCTGCCTCCTGCGGGCGCGAAAACTCGTGCTGGGCGGGACCTGGCTCGTCACGGACGTGTCACATAGTGGCTGTATCGCGCAGAGGTCCAACTCATATCGCCTGTATGTTTACCTCAAGTGCGAGAGGCccttcgtcgctcgcgtGGCCTCGAATGCCGCCAAGGAGAAACAGGTCCGTAGAGGAGGCGACCATGCTAAAAGAATGAATTGGGGGGGGGCAATCCCCACGACCGGGCACGAGAGTCCAGAGACTCTGCGGCTCCACCCGACGCTGCGACCCGTTCACCCTGAGCCGTCACGGTACAAAAACACACCGGAGCTGAACAAGGAACATTTGGGAAGGCGAGATAACTGGCGATTGTgatcctcggattgtatcagcacctccacgTCGGTGCACTACTCCGTTGTCTTTAAACGGGAAAGACTCACTCGGCTTTGTAAGCAACGATGCCAAACCCAAGAAGGAAAGACGCCCCAAAGTAAGTAAAAGACCTGGCCAATTCAGCTCCACGGTACAGCCGCTGTCGATGCAGGCTTCTTAATGTGTGATGCCACAGAACAAACAGCTCAGGAATGATGATTTTCGTGAGGTAGTGCGAAGGGACATGCAACTTACACATCGACGTGCAAGGTGAGCTTCCATAAGTCATCCAGGACAGAGTCACCGATTGGTTTCGCACCGCTGACGCCACCCATTATCCATatttctgcctcgccgcgtgcgccccGCTCGCTTCTCGTCCATGTAACGTGTCTCACACACGCCGCGTGCCTCCACCGTCCTCTAGGCTGGCAACCCTCAGAACGGTTGCCAGGCTTTACGGATTCACTTTCATGGCCCGAGGGTGTGTGGCTGAGTCGTTCCATCTGCCCCTGAAATACGCCGAAGTGAGCAGCTGCCTCAGCGTGTCCTGACTCTGCCTccggagagaaaaaactgGGCGGCTTGCCGGAATCCTGCACGTGACTAGACGAGCGAACCGGGAGCCAGGCCCAACTGTGCGTGTCCAACAGCCACACATCGGAGCATGGATCCTCGGGACCCCGACGGCCAAACAGGAGGAGCATGAGCCCCTGTCCCAAGGGTAGGAGAGATGGCCCAACCCGAGCTCCTGGTCCTGATCAGGAAACGGCAATCAGAGTTCGAGTACGCAAATAAGCACCCTAAGGCTACTTTGCCTCTCACACCCGTCGAGAGAGTGCAGACAAGGCAGGCTGTATCGGAGCAGTATTCCCACGTGCCCGTTCATCCCAGCATCAAAAGGTCCGCATCAAGAAGACCGAAGGGCTGAGACAACGTCACGCGCGCCACGACCACAGGCCTGTTCGACATGAAAGCCTGCGCCTACCTTGTAGAGCAGGCGACGGCTTCCTGGAATGCCACTGGGACGTCTCCAAGTTGTACACCAAAAGACTGTCCGACCTCTTGCTCCGCGCAAACCCTCCGAAAACGCACAGAAATGGATATTCAAgtccgcatgcgcagccCCATAGGTCTAATCGCCGTCGGTCGTCCAAATTCTGCAGGCATTTCAAGCCAAAGATGCACAGAACGACGTGTCCACTGGATGTCACACGGACGCAGAAACCGAATTCCTAGATATTTGGGCTGCCTCGAAGGCAGTGCCTCAGCCAGGAACGTTTGACGGAAAGAGTATCGTTCCGTAGCGTACCTCGTGGCCAAGCTCGTAATGGGTCAGAACGGGGGAGGTGTCGGATGTTCTCACAGTCAACGGGCGTTCAGCAGCCACCACACCATTGGAGGCCGGCCGTGTACTGTCCGATGGCAACAAAGAGCTCTGCTTAGCATGACAGCCCTTATCATGTTGTCGAGCCGCCCCGTCGCTTTTCCGCCCATAGCCCTTTTTCTTGGAAGTGCGCCGATGCTGGACATTGGCCGAAGAATCAGCAGTGCAACCCACACTCCGGTCAACACCTGTAACATTGCGGCGAAAAGCTTCCTCCAGCTTTGCTTCGAACTTGCGTATTTGCATCAAGTTCAGAGCCAATTTGTCATTGCACACACCAATCAGAAACTGCAGGTAATCTAAGGGAACAAGCAACTCGCACGCGTTAGTCTGCCCTCCGGAAACCTGCTCTGTCTCCGCAGCATCAGAGGAAGTATCTGCCCTGCAGACTGCTACAGGCGTCTCGAGACGCTGGCTGCCTCGTACAGCCACAATGTAGCGTTTTGGGCCAGCTGCGCTCATGCCTGAGTGTTTCAGGCCACACGTTGTGGCAGCTGCTAGCAGCTGCCGTGCGCCCTCTAGATCAGCGCATTCTATGTGCATAACGAACGGCTCAACCTTGAGGTCAACCGTCGCCTGTCCGGAGTGGGAGTCGGCCTTCCAAACTTCCTCAGAGGGCGCCGCATGTGACGCAGGGGGTGCATGAGGAAGACCATCAGACGGATAACCTCCATCACGTGTACCATGCTCACCCGACGAGCGGCCAGTCTTGCCCTTAGTCGAATAATGGCGTTCACCGCGGTGAAGCCGCTCTACGATAACTGTCGCCTGCGACTTTTCAATTGGCGAATGACTTGCGTAGATAAGCTTTCCGCCTTTCTTAGAATTTCCACTGGGTCCCTTTGGGCCATGCTGGAAAATGCTGATTCGGCCGCTGCATGAGCTTGTTGTGACGTAACGCGGATGCTCGTTGATGAGGTAGCAAATGCCTACCAAGTCGTGATCAACCGACCCCTTCAGTGACTTGTCAGGCTTGTAGAAGGCGGGGGGGGTTTCCACCTCCCCTCTTTTGTTGCGAAATACTAGCGCGGACGCATCCGAACCACAAGAGGAAGGATTCCCTGTGTCGCTGCGCTTCTGCTCTTTGACAAGACTgccagcagcagcctcgTTGCCCGAAACGCCAGCATCGAGATCCAGACCAGACAAGATCTGTTTTTTCCTGACCGCAAAAGACGCCATCGTGTCACTGGTTTCGCTCCTCTGGAAATAGGAGAGTCCTACAGTCAGTGTAGGCAATGAAATAGATCCGAAAAGGAGGTGGGGATTAGAGTCGATACGTCGAACCATCTCGTGTAACACAGGAAATCatccgcatgcatgccctAGCTACGGTGCATGCGATCACAACACTTCTGTTAGTCTAGTTTCGGCGACAAGCTAGCACCCTTACTAGAACATATGGTGATACTCATCCTGTCTTTCTCTATATTGCATTACCACTTCTGATCTGATCCACAATGATGCCTGAGGTCCCCTCTCGATTACGCGCCCATGTTCATGCATCCACTACTATGTTGAAGCGCGCTGGAACGCATGCAGAAAGTCAAACGAAGCCAAGTTGCAGGAGAAACTAGTGTTTTTTCTTGCTATGATCTGCGGGAAGTACTTGCAAATGGTCACTTGAGAGGAAAATCTACTCTGAGTTTGTTTCCACCCCTATTTACAATGTGAGCTGGGGCCGTTACATAAGGATCTCGATTGTTGCGACATGACAGACGCCGCAAAAATAGGAAAAACGAACGCTGGTGTACAGACAGCCGACCTGGCCAATACGCCGGGGGATGTCTTCACAACACATGCGAGGTGCAGCGGTGTCGATTGAGTCACGCACGCGGTGTGTTCGCTCGATAACGCGGTTTCTGCTAGGCCGGCAGGAAATGCAATCTTCATTCTTGTGCTGAAGCCACCTCGTTTTTTCATCAATTGCTCTGTAACAACAGTGCATTTCAGCAGACTCTTTTCAGCAACAGCAAATGCCAGATGCTGTTGAAACCATGGACACCGCCTCGTGCAGCATTGCAGCCCTCGCTGCAGACCTTCGCACTATATGCGCCGAGCTTAAACTCATCTTGCCAGTCAGTCTCGTGCGACTCGAAAGGTCTTACGCATCTCCATATTTGCCAGTGCACAGGAGCTGAGGGAGCTTCTATCTGTTGTACATcgacagaggaagacgaactCTTCCACTCCAGGACGGCAACCGTCAGAGCGGCAGATGCCGCAGCTCCCAGTATTACTAGATCAGAATGACGGTTCTGCTGTGACGACGAAACCCTCTGGAACCGTAGGACAGCTTCATTTCCTCTATGTCTGCCCGGGCTATTTCTGGCTGCAGATAGCGCTCACCTCCGGGAGTATGCCATTGGAGTGCGACCGTCTTTCGCCTAGAGGTGCATGAAGACGTTGCTTCACACCATGTTTCACACATATGTCTCCTGTCTGTGTCAGTTCTCCAGGGGGTCTTGCCACATACAAACAAGAATAGGTTTCCACTGCGCTTTCTAGTACCCTCCTCTGTGAAACGGTACGCATATTCAGCGAATctgtgcggctgcggcttgCGACTATATTAGCAGCAGGGCATGTACTCTAAGAGCCCCGAGTTGGGGACCCCAGGCCGACATTTCCATGAATTCCTGTGGATTGAGTAAAATGGGAAGTAAGTATTGAGCGCAGCTTTACCGGAGAACGAAAAAGCGCATCCGTTGTTGTTCAGCATGTCACACTGATACACGCCCCCCGGAGAGTCTCAAGGACCTGGAAACGCGGGTTACGAGACCTGAAGTTAGAAAGATGCCAGGGAAGGAACAGGTGACTCTATACTCAATTtcctgcgttttttttccgGGAACGCAAGTGTCTATTGAGAGCAGCGAAAGCGTCCTTCCGTTGCAGCCTCTGACTGCGAGTCAGTGTCTGCCGACTTGGGCTTGGCTCCACCGAAAAAACAGTGCAAGCTTGAAGTTCAGTCTGCACCACACTCTGATGTGCCGTCGGCCGTCGTGAAGGGGGAGCCGCAGGATGCTGAGATATGTAACCTTGTAAGCCGCTTCATGAAGGGGAAAGAGATTTTGATCTTGAGAGTCCTGTTAAGTGTCTCATGCAAAAGGCAGATTCCTTGCACCCGGGGCCTCCTGTGTTATTCACTCTCGAATGCGGTAAGACGTTGTGCCTGTATGAGGACAAAGCGGTAAGACACTTCCTCACTTCAGGTCACGAATTCCATCTAGCTTGGTAAGAGCCCTGCGGAAATCGTCATAAGCATGGGGGTGAAGAAGTAGAGGCGACCAGTTTAGCGGAATGTTTGTCTAGGAGAGAATGTAGAAAAGAATGTACTATTTGCGGCCAGCCTGTCGGACAAGCAGATAGTCACGAAATACTGACTAACGCAAAGCTGCTGAAGAAAGCcatgctgcggcagcagaaggAGCTCGCGCAGGCTGTTTCAAAGACACTTGTCAGAACGGAGAAGTCGAAGTCGCTACAACAAGGAGCCTGAGTCGCTTTGGTGCCGTTTGATTGCATTCCCCCATATATTAGACAAATGCTTTTGAGACTCCTCTTTGTCACATGTGACACCATCGTGGACTTGACCAAGGCCGGCTGGAACTGTGACAATCCAAGCTTTGAAAAAGGAGGCCCCAAGCGAGACGTTTGTGTGCCGCCAGGTTTCTGTCAGCCCGCAGGTGCGCGGTTGTGGTCCAGATAGCGGTCTATAAGTTTGCGTCTTATTGAAAATGTTCAGACATCTGTTTCGGCG is a genomic window of Besnoitia besnoiti strain Bb-Ger1 chromosome IV, whole genome shotgun sequence containing:
- a CDS encoding hypothetical protein (encoded by transcript BESB_054590) — encoded protein: MASFAVRKKQILSGLDLDAGVSGNEAAAGSLVKEQKRSDTGNPSSCGSDASALVFRNKRGEVETPPAFYKPDKSLKGSVDHDLVGICYLINEHPRYVTTSSCSGRISIFQHGPKGPSGNSKKGGKLIYASHSPIEKSQATVIVERLHRGERHYSTKGKTGRSSGEHGTRDGGYPSDGLPHAPPASHAAPSEEVWKADSHSGQATVDLKVEPFVMHIECADLEGARQLLAAATTCGLKHSGMSAAGPKRYIVAVRGSQRLETPVAVCRADTSSDAAETEQVSGGQTNACELLVPLDYLQFLIGVCNDKLALNLMQIRKFEAKLEEAFRRNVTGVDRSVGCTADSSANVQHRRTSKKKGYGRKSDGAARQHDKGCHAKQSSLLPSDSTRPASNGVVAAERPLTVRTSDTSPVLTHYELGHENLDDRRRLDLWGCACGLEYPFLCVFGGFARSKRSDSLLVYNLETSQWHSRKPSPALQGPGARVGPSLLPLGQGLMLLLFGRRGPEDPCSDVWLLDTHSWAWLPVRSSSHVQDSGKPPSFFSPEAESGHAEAAAHFGVFQGQMERLSHTPSGHESESVKPGNRSEGCQPRGRWRHAACVRHVTWTRSERGARGEAEIWIMGGVSGAKPIGDSVLDDLWKLTLHVDVVNGSQRRVEPQSLWTLVPGRGDCPPPIHSFSMVASSTDLFLLGGIRGHASDEGPLALETLYVFNIDSGVWRRRRTATTPCTPGTDDKCEPLLTTLQWKFVGTLPKSDQSWRCRLGAAFSPRGAELFLIGGGGICFTFGSHADPPVALKMPPCLWQSADDPAVSTILEGPVPVSRKSRSTSSGRSFQPAFAPARLHGILLVVRSGCVELTKQKKAATAEAGENLTGSLVSATNSQAPEERAEPSKTGGHDKAGGPNATLRATSDCWLAVSNARDVKRIKTVLEQLGIYDKERTITSATHTVLLGNANSDHLGHKVGPGSHADGELRLIPVCREFDVDAVLSRGLRSFAPEASSKKEAHLGPRLVKYTVEGKKKQPTFALDLAIVDSIIAAAQKVSPAPEFLHKCSEMRESLLSRAGKTRQSPAEKGRTATDARALPRKYERLGGVVLLPAGSLEAVRAFLAEAGSENSEKIERILWELLAGKLKADTVGLQAPILGPKRQSQVQIVYGGSGLVNHQENGVIYHFDVTRCMFASGNGTERGRFVNLIRASESAEPEIVVDLFCGIGYFSLSALASAGADKLKHVYACDWNRVALQFFQAALELNHVDPGRVTFTLCDSFQTPLRSYSHANCPTEDRNPNGLGSPPASLLGKADRISLGLIPSSEQAWGTALALLNKTRGGVLHVHGVGPLEFVERPADAVRVACQNGQWSITGPHLNAGPGEVVKSSRLKSSAAKYSVVKGQKLYLGRDIGADLTFAQQVLRSLAEIAVADFPRQLGHDRDCAWVLRISHVERVKSYAPKQYHFVVDVSCRPDPA